CATGGTGTCGTCCCATTTTTCGAATGGGAGTTCGCGCAACAAAGCGCGTATCTCCTTGCGCTCGAACGGATTTTCGGCTGCGATAAGGATTCTCATTGTTGCAATGGCGGCACGTATCCCCGCCTCCCTCTATCTATATCACCCTTAGCTTAAGACCGGTTAAGCGCCGCTCTTTTCCCTATACCGCGTATTATAACTCACAATGCGGCGCATGGCGAAATCTGCCCCCACCGCGTTTTCCGGGGCTGGCGGCGGGTCAGCGGCGGGTCAGCGGCGGGCCAACGCGCGGAGGCGGTCGTACTTCGTGAACGTGTGGAAGGCGGAAAGCGCGCAGGCGATAAGCCCCGCCACGCCGTCCAGGAACCCGGCCTTCAGCACATACATTTTGAAAAAGGTGAAGAAGGGGCGCAGCGTCTGGTCGGCAAGACCCGCCCGCTTCCCGTTTTTGAACGCCTCGCGCGCCCCGACGCGCGTGAAGTGGTCGATGGTGCGGAAGTGGGCGTGAATGGTATCGAAGGAAAGATGGTAGATGTCGCCGCGCAACGTCAGTACCGGCCCCTCCACCATCAGCGTGTCGTGCGGGTCGATGCCCCCCCAGCGGGCCTTCTCCTTTTTCACCAGCCGCACCTTTGGCGCCGGGTACCAGCCGCAGTGGCGTATCCAGCGGTTGATGTAAAACACCTTGCGCGGCATGGCGTAGCCGTTGGCGCGCGGGGCCTCCATTTCGCGGGCGATCTCGGCGCGCAGCGCGGCGGATA
This region of Nitrospinota bacterium genomic DNA includes:
- a CDS encoding glycosyltransferase family 2 protein is translated as QKISAAVIAMNEERKIGDCLKSLAWADEMVVVDSHSADRTRELAAAAGARVIERDWPGHIKQKNFALESCANGWVISLDADERVSAALRAEIAREMEAPRANGYAMPRKVFYINRWIRHCGWYPAPKVRLVKKEKARWGGIDPHDTLMVEGPVLTLRGDIYHLSFDTIHAHFRTIDHFTRVGAREAFKNGKRAGLADQTLRPFFTFFKMYVLKAGFLDGVAGLIACALSAFHTFTKYDRLRALARR